A part of Gossypium hirsutum isolate 1008001.06 chromosome A07, Gossypium_hirsutum_v2.1, whole genome shotgun sequence genomic DNA contains:
- the LOC107952842 gene encoding probable inactive receptor kinase RLK902, protein MKLNSSIFCLCLFWTTLFVRMNSDLASDRAALVGLRAASGGRTLLWNLSRSPCNWTGVRCVQNRVVELRLPGIGLSGPLPIAIGNLTQLHTLSLRFNALSGSIPSDFAKLTSLRKLYLQGNRFSGEIPAFLFTLQKLIRLNLANNNFTGTIPESFNNLTRLGTLYLENNHLSGSIPEIDLPALVQFNVSFNKLNGSIPKGLSGKPKTAFEGNSLCGKPLVSCNGTENSSSSNSGNKWSSGVIAGIVVGCVTAVLLILIILVFLCKRKGSKKMETRIIAPPKQAEVEIPAADKAAGGSDNTSNRLSGVVKKDAIAKSSGSKKLVFFGNRSRVFYLEDLLRASAEVLGKGTFGTAYKATLELGMVVAVKRLKDVTVSEKEFKEKMEVVGAMDHPNLVPVRAYYFSRNEKLLVYDYMPMGSLSALLHGNRGAGRIPLNWETRCGIALGAARGIAYLHSKGPEISHGNIKSSNILLTTSYEARISDFGLAQLAGPTSAPDRVNGYRAPEVTDVRRVSQKADVYSFGILLLELLTGKAPRHALLNEDGVDLSRWVQSVVQEEWTTEVFDLELLRHQNVEEDMVKLLQLAIDCTAQYPDKRPSLSEMTTRIEEIHGPSTEKEIHQIHEAENGSSEHT, encoded by the exons ATGAAGCTAAATTCCAGCATATTCTGTTTGTGCTTGTTCTGGACAACATTGTTTGTTCGCATGAACTCGGATCTAGCTTCCGACAGGGCAGCCTTGGTGGGTCTTCGAGCAGCTTCCGGTGGACGCACACTTTTATGGAATCTGTCAAGGAGCCCATGTAATTGGACTGGTGTACGTTGTGTGCAGAACAGAGTAGTGGAGTTAAGACTCCCTGGAATTGGGCTGTCAGGTCCGCTTCCTATTGCCATTGGCAACTTAACTCAACTCCATACCCTTTCACTTCGTTTCAATGCTCTCTCTGGGTCAATCCCCTCTGACTTTGCCAAGCTTACTTCCCTTCGGAAACTATACTTACAAGGGAATCGATTTTCTGGTGAAATTCCTGCTTTCTTGTTCACTTTACAAAAACTTATTAGACTTAATCTTGCAAACAATAATTTCACAGGTACAATCCCTGAGAGTTTTAACAATTTGACTAGGTTGGGTACTTTGTATTTGGAGAACAATCACTTATCTGGGTCAATACCAGAAATTGACTTGCCTGCACTTGTGCAATTCAATGTTtcttttaataagttaaatggtTCAATCCCAAAAGGGCTATCAGGGAAGCCAAAGACTGCTTTTGAAGGGAATTCTTTATGTGGCAAGCCTCTGGTTTCGTGTAATGGAACTGAAAATAGTAGCAGTAGTAATAGTGGCAATAAATGGTCAAGTGGAGTCATTGCTGGTATTGTTGTTGGTTGTGTGACCGCTGTTTTACTGATTTTGATTATCttagtatttttatgtaaaaggaAGGGTAGTAAGAAAATGGAGACAAGGATTATTGCACCTCCAAAGCAGGCTGAGGTTGAAATTCCAGCGGCTGATAAGGCAGCTGGGGGGAGTGATAATACAAGTAATCGTTTATCTGGGGTAGTAAAAAAGGATGCAATTGCTAAGAGTAGTGGGAGTAAGAAGTTGGTCTTTTTTGGGAACAGATCGAGGGTATTTTATCTAGAGGATTTATTGAGGGCCTCTGCTGAGGTATTAGGGAAGGGAACATTTGGGACGGCTTACAAGGCCACTTTGGAGTTGGGGATGGTTGTTGCAGTGAAGAGGTTGAAGGATGTGACGGTGTCAGAGAAGGAATTCAAGGAGAAGATGGAGGTCGTTGGAGCCATGGATCACCCGAACTTGGTACCAGTCAGGGCCTACTACTTTAGTAGGAATGAGAAACTTCTAGTTTATGATTATATGCCAATGGGAAGCTTGTCTGCACTTTTGCATG GTAACAGAGGAGCTGGTAGGATTCCATTGAATTGGGAAACAAGGTGTGGCATTGCCCTTGGAGCTGCAAGAGGCATCGCATACCTCCATTCAAAGGGACCCGAAATCTCCCATGGAAATATCAAATCATCAAATATCCTACTCACTACGTCCTATGAAGCTCGCATATCTGATTTTGGTCTTGCACAGCTTGCTGGCCCCACATCAGCTCCTGACCGTGTTAATGGCTACCGTGCTCCAGAGGTAACGGATGTCCGTAGAGTTTCCCAAAAAGCTGATGTCTACAGCTTTGGCATCCTGCTTCTAGAACTTCTTACTGGTAAGGCACCCAGACATGCCTTATTGAATGAGGATGGAGTAGACCTCTCAAGATGGGTCCAATCCGTAGTTCAAGAGGAGTGGACTACCGAGGTCTTTGACCTTGAACTTCTGAGACACCAGAACGTCGAGGAGGATATGGTCAAGCTACTACAGCTTGCCATAGATTGCACAGCTCAATATCCCGATAAACGCCCTTCGTTGTCTGAGATGACAACTCGAATAGAGGAGATCCATGGGCCTAGTACAGAAAAGgagattcatcaaatccatgaagcAGAGAATGGCTCTTCCGAGCATACTTAG